From Triticum urartu cultivar G1812 chromosome 2, Tu2.1, whole genome shotgun sequence, a single genomic window includes:
- the LOC125541249 gene encoding COBRA-like protein 6, which translates to MELPSAALALILAAAATLSVAVAYDPLDPNGNITIKWDVLSWTPDGYVATVTINNFQTYRQIMAPGWTVGWTWAKREVIWSMVGAQATEQGDCSKFKANLPHSCKRTPAVVDLLPGVPYNQQIANCCRGGVVSAYGQDPSGAVSSFQVSVGQAGTTNRTVKVPKNFTLLGPGPGYTCGPAKVVPSTVFLTADRRRKTQALMTWNVTCTYSQHLASKYPSCCVSFSSFYNDTIVPCARCACGCEHKTCARSERDSKRLMPASSGKSAHAVTAALRGHVNRQSAAPLLQCTTHMCPVRVHWHVKLNYHDYWRAKVTVTNFDYRTNYTGWTLVAQHPNLDNITQVFSFDYKPVVSYGSINDTALFYGMKFFNDQLMEAGPYGNVQSEVLMRKDESTFTFRQGWAFPRKIYFNGDECRMPPPDSYPYLPNSAPAPLVSSASVVVVAFLVLLVA; encoded by the exons ATGGAGCTGCCCAGCGCCGCGCTCGCGCTGATCCTCGCCGCGGCGGCCACGCTCTCCGTCGCAG TGGCCTACGACCCGCTGGATCCCAACGGGAACATCACCATCAAATGGGACGTTCTCTCGTGGACGCCAGACGGATACGTC GCGACGGTGACGATCAACAACTTCCAGACGTACCGGCAGATCATGGCGCCGGGGTGGACGGTGGGGTGGACGTGGGCGAAGCGGGAGGTGATCTGGTCCATGGTGGGCGCGCAGGCCACGGAGCAGGGCGACTGCTCCAAGTTCAAGGCAAACCTCCCACACTCGTGCAAGCGCACCCCCGCCGTCGTCGACCTGCTCCCGGGCGTGCCCTACAACCAGCAGATCGCCAACTGCTGCCGCGGCGGCGTCGTCTCCGCCTACGGCCAGGACCCGTCCGGCGCCGTCTCCTCCTTCCAGGTCAGCGTCGGCCAGGCCGGCACCACCAACCGCACCGTCAAGGTCCCCAAGAACTTCACCCTCCTCGGCCCCGGCCCCGGCTACACCTGCGGCCCCGCCAAGGTCGTCCCCTCCACCGTCTTCCTcaccgccgaccgccgccgcaaGACCCAGGCCCTCA TGACGTGGAACGTGACGTGCACCTACTCGCAGCACCTGGCGTCCAAGTACCCGTCCTGCTGcgtctccttctcctccttctacAACGACACCATCGTGCCGTGCGCCAGGTGCGCGTGCGGCTGCGAGCACAAGACCTGCGCCCGCAGCGAGCGGGACTCGAAGCGGCTCATGCCGGCGTCGTCGGGGAAGAGCGCGCACGCGGTCACCGCGGCACTGCGCGGGCACGTGAACCGGCAGAGCGCGGCGCCGCTGCTGCAGTGCACGACGCACATGTGCCCCGTGCGCGTCCACTGGCACGTCAAGCTCAACTACCACGACTACTGGCGCGCCAAGGTGACCGTCACCAACTTCGACTACCGCACCAACTACACCGGCTGGACGCTCGTCGCCCAGCACCCCAACCTCGACAACATCACCCAGGTCTTCAGCTTCGACTACAAGCCCGTCGTCTCCTACGGCTCCATCA ATGACACGGCGCTGTTCTACGGGATGAAGTTCTTCAACGACCAGCTGATGGAGGCGGGGCCGTACGGGAACGTGCAGTCGGAGGTGCTGATGCGCAAGGACGAGAGCACATTCACGTTCAGGCAGGGGTGGGCGTTCCCGCGGAAGATCTACTTCAACGGCGACGAGTGCCGGATGCCGCCGCCGGACTCCTACCCTTACCTGCCCAACTCCGCGCCGGCGCCGCTCGTGAGCTCCGCctccgtcgtcgtcgtcgccttCTTGGTTCTCCTCGTGGCATGA
- the LOC125541250 gene encoding COBRA-like protein 1, giving the protein MAAAAAPRPLRTSIALLLLALALSALVPSSDAYDSLDPVGNITIKWDVKKWTEDGYEATVSLYNYQQYRHIQAPGWKLGWAWAGKEMIWTMAGAQTTEQGDCSNFKVEPPPHCCRTDPEVVDFLPGAPYSQQTPNCCKGGVLSSWGQDPANAIATFDVRVGRAGTTNSSVQVPANFTLKAPGPGYTCGPAKEVDPTKFIVGDGRRTTQALKTWNVTCTYSQFVAGRSPTCCVALSSFYNSTIVDCNTCSCGCQDNNTNPVSCVKPNSPYLASVVPGDSTNIPAPLVKCSSHMCPIRVQWHVKANYKDYWRVKITATNLNYLMNYSHWNLVAQHPNFNNLTTIFSFRYKDLNPYGTINDTGMMWGIKYYNDLLMTAEHNGNVQSELLFRKDPDTFTFQKGWAFPRRVYFNGENCVMPPPDAYPWLPNASHRLSASLTIPFITVWTALAFLLVHA; this is encoded by the exons atggcggcggcggcggcaccgCGTCCCCTGAGGACCTCCATTGCGCTGCTCCTCCTCGCCCTCGCCCTCTCCGCGCTGGTGCCGTCGTCAG ATGCGTACGATTCGCTTGATCCGGTTGGGAACATTACGATCAAGTGGGATGTGAAGAAGTGGACGGAGGATGGCTACGAG GCCACCGTTTCACTGTACAACTACCAGCAGTATCGCCACATCCAAGCGCCGGGATGGAAGCTCGGCTGGGCGTGGGCGGGGAAGGAAATGATCTGGACAATGGCCGGCGCCCAAACCACGGAGCAGGGCGATTGCTCCAACTTCAAAGTGGAGCCGCCGCCGCACTGCTGCCGAACGGACCCGGAGGTGGTGGACTTCCTTCCGGGGGCACCCTACAGCCAGCAGACCCCAAACTGCTGCAAAGGAGGAGTCCTCAGCTCATGGGGACAGGACCCCGCCAACGCCATTGCCACATTTGACGTCAGGGTTGGCCGGGCAGGGACTACGAACAGCTCCGTCCAGGTGCCCGCCAATTTCACCCTCAAGGCCCCTGGGCCAGGGTACACCTGCGGGCCTGCAAAGGAAGTAGACCCTACCAAGTTCATTGTCGGGGACGGGAGGAGGACGACTCAGGCCCTCA AGACATGGAATGTGACGTGCACATACTCGCAGTTCGTCGCGGGAAGATCCCCGACGTGCTGCGTTGCGCTCTCGTCGTTTTACAACAGCACCATAGTCGACTGCAACACGTGCTCATGTGGCTGCCAAGACAACAACACAAACCCAGTGAGCTGTGTCAA GCCCAACTCACCTTATCTGGCTTCTGTCGTGCCCGGGGATAGCACCAACATCCCGGCACCTCTCGTCAAATGCTCCTCTCATATGTGCCCAATAAGGGTGCAGTGGCACGTCAAGGCTAACTACAAGGACTACTGGAGGGTGAAGATCACGGCGACAAATCTCAACTACCTGATGAACTACTCGCATTGGAACCTCGTCGCGCAGCACCCGAACTTCAACAACCTGACCACTATCTTCAGCTTCAGATACAAAGATCTGAACCCTTATGGAACAATAA ACGACACCGGGATGATGTGGGGCATCAAGTACTACAATGACCTGCTCATGACTGCCGAGCATAATGGAAATGTTCAGTCTGAGCTTTTGTTCCggaaggacccggacaccttcaccTTCCAGAAAGGATGGGCGTTTCCGAGGCGAGTGTACTTCAACGGCGAGAACTGCGTGATGCCGCCTCCAGATGCGTACCCATGGCTGCCGAACGCTTCTCATCGACTGTCGGCGTCACTTACCATTCCATTCATAACCGTTTGGACAGCATTGGCATTCTTGCTGGTTCATGCGTAG
- the LOC125536245 gene encoding U4/U6 small nuclear ribonucleoprotein PRP4-like protein gives MENPRPLPPAITPPMAPLPVHPPIAPVPVPVPPRAPASTSAAAGGGDDDEVGYEVSDDHRAARKRHERAVQELLQRRRAYAMAVPTNDSAVRARLRRLGEPITLFGEGAMERRDRLRALMARLEAEGQFDRLLRAQEDEQVVPGDDDDDEGAEQIKYPFFTEGTNQLLQARVDIAMYSLPRAKARVERAKRRLADPDEDPEAEAALVVKQAADFALERSEIGDDRPLTGCSFSRDASMLATSSWSGIVKVWSLPQITRIATLKGHTERATDVAFSPVDNCLATASADKTAKLWNSDGSLLMSFDGHLDRLARLAFHPSGKYLGTASFDKTWRLWDINTGTELLLQEGHSRSVYGVSFHPDGSLAASCGFDASARVWDLRSGRLYCTLIGHVKPVLGVTFSPNGHLVATVSEDNFCRIWDLRTRQMLYSIPAHKSLISHVKFEPQEGYYLATSSYDTKAALWSTRDYKPIKSLSGHESNVTSLDISGDGQQIVTVSLDRTIKIWSCRGSARDNEMELD, from the coding sequence ATGGAGAACCCCAGGCCCCTACCCCCTGCCATCACCCCTCCCATGGCCCCCCTCCCCGTCCACCCACCCATcgcccccgtccccgtccccgtcccaCCCCGCGCCCCCGCCTCCACATCCGCCGCTGCCGGAGGCGGGGACGATGACGAGGTCGGCTACGAGGTCTCCGACGACCACCGCGCCGCGCGGAAGCGCCACGAGCGCGCCGTGCAGGAGCTCCTGCAGCGCCGGCGCGCCTACGCCATGGCCGTGCCCACCAACGACTCCGCCGTGCGcgcgcgcctccgccgcctcggCGAGCCCATCACGCTCTTCGGCGAGGGCGCGATGGAGCGCCGCGACCGCCTGCGCGCGCTCATGGCCCGCCTCGAGGCCGAGGGCCAGTTCGACCGCCTCCTCCGCGCGCAGGAGGACGAACAGGTAGTCccgggcgacgacgacgacgacgagggCGCGGAGCAGATCAAGTACCCGTTCTTCACCGAGGGGACCAACCAACTGCTCCAGGCGCGCGTCGACATCGCCATGTACTCACTGCCCCGCGCCAAGGCCAGGGTCGAGAGGGCCAAGCGACGCCTCGCCGACCCCGACGAGGACCCCGAGGCAGAGGCCGCCCTTGTCGTGAAGCAGGCGGCGGATTTCGCGCTTGAGCGCAGCGAGATTGGAGACGACCGCCCGCTCACCGGCTGCTCCTTCTCCCGGGATGCCTCAATGCTCGCCACAAGCTCCTGGAGTGGGATCGTCAAAGTATGGAGCTTGCCACAGATAACCAGAATCGCAACCCTGAAAGGCCATACAGAACGTGCAACTGATGTTGCCTTCTCCCCAGTCGACAACTGCTTAGCGACAGCCTCAGCTGATAAAACTGCCAAATTGTGGAACAGCGATGGGTCACTTCTGATGTCTTTTGATGGCCACCTGGATCGTCTTGCTCGCCTTGCTTTTCATCCATCTGGAAAGTACCTTGGTACAGCTAGCTTTGACAAGACCTGGAGATTGTGGGACATCAACACTGGAACTGAACTTCTACTCCAGGAGGGACATAGCAGAAGTGTATATGGTGTCAGCTTTCACCCGGACGGTTCTTTAGCTGCATCTTGTGGGTTTGATGCGAGTGCTCGAGTTTGGGATCTAAGATCAGGAAGATTGTACTGTACCCTCATTGGACATGTCAAACCTGTCCTAGGAGTCACCTTCTCACCTAATGGTCATCTGGTTGCAACCGTGAGTGAAGACAATTTCTGTCGAATATGGGATTTGAGGACCAGACAAATGTTATATTCTATACCAGCACATAAGAGTCTCATCTCGCATGTGAAATTTGAACCCCAGGAGGGTTATTATTTAGCAACATCTTCCTATGACACTAAAGCAGCGCTATGGTCAACTCGGGATTACAAACCAATTAAAAGCTTGTCAGGCCATGAGTCAAACGTTACTAGTCTGGATATTAGTGGAGATGGACAACAGATTGTGACTGTTTCACTTGATAGAACGATAAAGATCTGGTCATGCAGAGGCAGCGCGCGGGATAATGAGATGGAGCTGGATTAA